AGCTCAAAATTCGAGCATATTTGAATTGGCTTCAACGGGCCGCTCGGAAGCCTTCTTTGTTTGCAACAAATTGTACTCTTTGTAATACAGCGATTTATTGGACGATTTCCATCGTAGTTATTTCAtgttggatgtagtttcgttgtgacTTGGCGccgtttatgaaacttaacagtttGTCTAGTTAGATTATTTACTATGACCAATctaaatgcaaaattatattgtAAAACGTTCATAGgttggcagtgagttcacgagcttttgtcgattcctgttgcttgtgaggtcaaatctcctttgaggtcaccagaggtaaagctctgaaaaaccttttacaagATAGCTtacgatggaaatcgtggatacctctaatatttgatgtgtggattcataacattgactACAAGACCCCTACTGTTTTTGGGAGAGCCACGTACAGtcgactgacctgtgtttatcataccatagtgttattgtatcagAATGGTGGTATTAcgaacaagcagaagtctagtgcactgaagttatcgaaacctcaatgcattttgcagtcaggttatttatatataaatatatatatatatatatatatatatatatatatatatatatatatatatatatatatatatatatatatatatttgcagagctttcgaccgaatgtgacaaggagtagcaggaattgaaactatgttatagagaagagtgtcggcatggttgtgaagtcaaagcgacatactgatttctgctgaattgagcagaagttttagaaaattGGAATATTTTAATCCGTGTCcgattattttatatatattcgtATATACTCATATTTATGACACTTCATAGTTTGTGGACTTTCTGCTAATGGTGGTGAATTTAGACATCAAGCTTACCAAAAATACCAGTTTGAAAATACAATAATGGATTTTACTATTGTAATTCATTTTTGTTGAGTGACGATATGATGGGGTGGGTGGTGTAATAAGAATGCCATTCCGTATCGGGGCTTGAATGCCTTTGTTACAGTTCTTTTTGATAAAAGAAGCAGTCGCGGTTTTGTTTGAAGAAGGTTAAATTAAATGCAGCGGTATCGATAACCAGGTAAGGACATTTTCATACCACCGAATTCCCATTATTTTCCCTGTCGATTGtattgataaaataataaagtaacTCTTCATCCCTTATTTCCGCTGCGTAATCCTAAGAACCACTTTTGTTAGTTCTGGTTAAATGTATTAACGTCGTTTTCGCAAATAGTGTACGTTTTTTTATTAATTGAGTGATATGAAATGTTAACATCTTTATTACCGTTGGACACAGTAACCTGGACACCATAACATTTCCCCGATGTTTGCCTCAAGTTTAACACTATATTCTTGTCAAACACAGAAAACTTAGAAAGTAACAATGGGTCTCAGAATATTAGAtagtttattaaattaaatgcaATTTGTGAGTCAAGAATATAACAAACGACAAATATCCAATAGTAGCTTGAacgaaaatgttttcattcaacCAAAAATGTTGTCGCGATATTTTTAATTTAGAGTTCAATTCTCATCTGTTTCGTCTGTTCATCAAGGTAGAGGGCGTAGTTTCATTTCTGCATATTTGAGGTTGTAATAACTCTCAGGAAGACTATACCACTCGATGCTTTGATAATGACCCGTTTTTCCAAAGTAGAGACCTGTCAGGTGGGTATGATGACAAGTCTTGTACCACCAGGCACCAAAATAATACGAAGCACAGTTGTTACTATTAATGTCGTTGTCCCGGTCTTTCGTAGTGAAGGACATGTTTCTGTGATAAGCCACAGCGTCATAATCTGAAGGAAAGACAGTAACAATATTTAAATACAATACATAAGTTACTACGTGTGCTTAATAGTCCGAACTTGTTCAGAAATTATCATAGCATATGAATAAATTCTTAATCCACCGGCTCAATTTTAAATTGAAGGAGGTTAATAGAGTTATTATACCAGAATCTTTGTAAAGAATTTCCATACTTAAGATAATGTTGTTCAGATTAAAGAGTGTATCATTTTGTACTTGTTTTTAAGTATTGTTTTTATCTGATTGTATTGCGCTAAATAAACATTTATTAATATACCCTATGATTTCATTTGCATGGTAAATGTCCAAACATTTGTTATACTTTCATGTAGATTTTATTGCCTGTCAAGTATATTATCTTTGTCATAGAAAATAGTCTAGACAAAGGCCTTTTTTTTGTAACCAAAGTAGTAAATTTCAGAGATTGCCTACTTTCATTGTGTCTGCTGATTTCCATTTAAGCACATGTTTGACagtaaaatgttttcatttattacaAACAAGATTTGTGAagacaattaatatatatatatacatatatatatatatatatatatatatatatatatatatatatatatatatatatatacatatatatatatatatatatatgtgtgtgtgtgtgtgtgtgtgtgcgtttgtgtgtgtgtgtgtgtgtgtgtgtgtgatttagCCTAGTAGTATTGTTTGCTTGTTCTGACCAGCTCATGAAATAAATGTATCATAAGTTATGTCATATAAGTATTAGTAATTTTAACTTTCCGTGTGGTTTTTGTGCTGATTCTCAGGACGAACTGACGTAATAATCAGTATAAAATAAACTCTTATTGTATCCAAATTTACAGATTACTGTCTAAGACGCGTGTTACCTATTGATTGTGATGGCTGTGTTAACATGTTTGTCGTTATACTACGTAGGGTAATCATGCCTTACCGCGTAATGCCATTCTTACGTTCGTCAATGTCTCATTTCTTGGAACAAGTAACCCTGTGTTAATATTGGCATATTAAATTGAAGTGAACAAAGTCTTTTTAAGGAGtcatttctgaaaacaaaatgtaatacaGACAAATAACGTGGGCTGATATCAATGGTTTTTAACGGCCTACAGCATATTAAAATTCATGTTGTTTATACCGTAATCCTACACGACCTACAGCATATTAAAGTTACCTTCGTGCATAAAGTATTTATTTACAGCGTGTACTTGGAAAGTGTTGTTTTCATAAGTGGCCCGTTATTTTGCTAACATACTCGCCAAGTGCATGGAAGGACGTAAATGTTTACAACACTAACGGAGCCTCACAACGATGGCTTCAGCGTAGTATGTACAAGCAATCAAAGTTTTCAGTCAATATTTCTATAGTAATTTATCGAGGGTTATTTGTCTAGAATAATCGCCAAGTGGAAGGACGTTAATGTTTACATTACTAGCAAAGCTTCACAACGATTGCTACAGCATGGTAGTTACAAGCAAGCAAATATGTCTGTTAATATTTCTATAGTACTATAATTGGAAGACCGTAACAATTACCCAAGACTACAAAACTTGAAATGTTTTACTTTAACacagaaaacacaaaatacGTGTATTATTCTTACTTGCTGTGCTCTCCGACAAATAGTCACCAAGATCTGTCAATCTGTAGTTACTGCTTCCATCACTAATTCTGAAGAGGTTGTACTTGGCGTAATATGGTTTTCCGTTGATTTTATTCATGTCGATTCGTAGCTCATAGTTGCCTTGGTTTGTCAAATAAGCAATGTTGTCATTACCAAGCCAAATCTCTCGACGAAGAAAGCCGAATCCTTTCTTATAATCATTCCAGTCACGGTAAAAGTTTACAGCGCCATCGACTCGACGTAGGAAAACCTGTTGAAGATAGAAGgaaaatctttcttttttcgAAATATTTAATCTTTCGACGGacatttcttttattcttcaATAGTAATGTTGAGTAGTTCATTCAAATTGATGTAGAtgcaatataatttatttatagtGGAAACGACTACACGAAGTGTCCTTTACGTaaataaagacaaatatatattgttttgatttcctttttaaaataaagttattCCAAGGAGTTTCACCATATCATGGTGAAAAGTGTCAAAGCGTGTAAAAAGTGTTTACTCCTAAGGTTGTCTAAGCTTAGGTCACAATTATGTCGAAGTTAGTTGTTGCTCTCTGCAAATTCAACAATACAGCATGGTGCAAACTTAAGTTTCTTTATATAAAAAACGTACCGTCCAACCTCCACCATCAATGGAATTATTACAATAAACCTTGAAAGGTTCTGGAGCACCGTCCGGCTGAATCATGAAAATACCAGATTCAGTTTGATCATCACATTGTTCATAGACTTCcttgcaatctctcggatatTCAGGCTCGTGGTAGCAGAAGTAAGATGAACCTGAAAAATCAGTGAAGCAGGAAACAGGAtaatttccttttgttttacaTGCATTCATAGAAGTGAATGAAAATCGAACAAAACAACACAGAGTTTTAGCTATCTGTTTCTTTGAATACTTTAGTTCAATCAATGGACGTTTCCAGAAATACGACGCTTAAACGGCCTCACAGTGGCTGCTGaacatatttttctcttttagtAATTTAGTTCAATAGACGTTCccaaaaatatttctttatttttttatactttgttATTTTTCAACGATATTAATCAGTTAGTTTCAATTATTTTCTTAGCTGAACTAATTGGTTTCCTACCAATGATGGCATTTAAATAACGTGTAAATTAGGAACGCAGACAGAATGAAACGTGAAAAGCtgaatttcatttcaaagtaCTTGAGTTCATATTAGTAAACAATACAAGTCATGTTCATTTCCAAACTATGTTAGTTAACATTACAAGCCAGGTTCGTCTTTACATACAACATAGTTTCATTCAATAAAAAAAccttgcaatttgatgaaagGAGGAAATGACACAGAGTAAACAACAAGGgatatggtatataaataatatggtatatatatggtatatatatatatatatatatatatatatatatatatatatatatatatatataaatatatatatatatatatatataaatatatatatatatatatagatggtaatatggtatataaataataacaaacgGAGTTATTAACCAAGTAGTAAATTGCAAAGATTGCATCATTTAACTGTGTCGGTTGATTTCCATTTAGGTACAAATTCGACAGTAgaatgtttacatttattaCAAACAAGATTTGTGAAGacaatttctatatatatatatatatatatatttatgttattttagcCTAGTAACATTGTTTCCTTGTTCTGACCAACTTAtcaaataaatgtatttataagtTCTGTCATCTAAGTATTATAAATGTTATCTTcccgttgttttttttttctgattctCAGGAGGAACTGACGTAATAACCAGTATATGATAAACTCTTACTGTATCCAAATTTACAGATTACTGTCTAAGACGCGTGTTACCTATTGATTGTGATGGCTGTGTTAACATGTTTGTCGTTATACTACGTAGGGTAATCATGCCTTACCGCGTAATGCCATTCTTACGTTCGCCAATGTCTCATTTCTTGGAACAAGTAAACCTGTGCTAATATTGGCATATGGAATTGAAGTGAACAAAGTCTTTTTAAGGAGTCATTTCTCAACAACCCAAAAAATGTGATACAACATAAAACGTGGGCTGATATCAATGTTTTATAACGGCCTACAGCATATTCAAATTCATGTTGTTTATACCATAATCCTACAGCATAATAAAGTTACCTTCGTGCATAAAGTATTCTTTTACAGCGTGTACTTGGAAAGTGTTGTTTACATAAGTGGCCCGTTATTTTGCTAACATACTCGCCAAGTGGAAGAACGTAAATGTTTACAACACTAACGGAGCCTCCCAACAATGGCTTCAGTGTAGTATGTACAAGCAATCAAAGTTTTCAGTCAATATTTCTATAGTAATTTATCGAGCGTTATTTGTCTAGAATAATCGTCGAGTGGAAGGACGTTAATGTTTACATTACTAGCAAAGCTTCACAACGATTGCTACAGCATGGTAGTTACAAGCAAGCAAATATGTCTGTTAATATTTCTATAGTACTATAATTGGGAGACCGTAACAATTACCCAAGACTACAAAACTTGAAATGTTTTACTTTAACacagaaaacacaaaatacGTGTGTTATTCTTACTTGCTGTGCTCTCCGACAAATAGTCACCAAGATCTGTCAATCTGTACTTACTGCTTTCATCACTAATTCTGAAGAGGTTGTACTTGGCGTAATATGGTTTTCCGTTGATTTTATTCATGTCGATTCGTAGCTCATAATTGCCTTGGTTTGTCAAATAAGCAATGTTGTCATTACCAAGCCAAAATTCTCGGCGAAGAAAGCCGAATCCTTTCTTATAATCATTCCAGTCACGGTAAAAATTTACAGCGCCATCGACTCGATGTAGgaaaatccttttttttcccGTAATACTTACTCTTTCGACGGacatttcttttattcttcaGTATTAATTTCGAGTAGTTCATTCAAATTGATGTTAATAAAAAGCCTCATAATGTATTTGTTGTGCAATCGATTACACGAAATGTTCTTTacgtaaataaaacaaaaatatatattgctttttcccctttttaaaataaagatattaccACATGTCTTGGTGCGTTCTGCTTTGAtacatccttttttttttagtttttcatCAGTGTTGTGAGTACTTACTATTATCCGAGTACCAAGTACATGCAAGTTCAGTCAGGTTCAGAGTACCAAGTACCGGACTTCGAACACCTCATTTTAGAATCCGTGTACCGAGTGCCGCGCTTTTTCATTCGAGTTCTGGTTCTGAATGACTAGTACGAGTACTGTAACACTCGAGTACTTTCACCGAGTGCGTGTACCAAGTACTCGCAAAAAGTACTCGAGTACTGAGTAGGGCTACTTTTCGAGTACTACAACATTTATGTTCCCTGTTCTCCTGGGCATATAATTGTTCAATTTCTTCGATATTAAAAGTGATGGATATAGATTTCAACTACAtgtgaattttattttcaatacgTAAAGTACGGATTGGTTGAACAGGTTACCGACAACCAGGTTTACAGTTGGTTGTTAGGGTAACATGTTAAATTCCATATCACGCGTTATACGCTTCACATGACTGGATTTAGGTAAACTGTATTTGTTCAGTAAGTTAATTGTCATAAAATGACGAACACGGTTATCTTTATAACCATGTCATAATTTACTCAAAATACTTCTTAACagtttatataaaatgtattatACAATTCTTTTCGTTAGGCTCCATGCCCATTTCTTCTGTGCTTATGTTGGCAAGTCTGTGCATTCGATACGAAAgtgtttctttctttacttttgGGACATGAATTTATGAGCTATAATAATCTACATGTGAAttcaaactcaataaattatttgAAGAAATGAAGGTGTTGTAATATGTTGGTTTGTGTCTGTGAAAAGTGGGGTTGGCTAAGGTGGGAAAATTTCTGCACTGAAGTTCTTTCAAGGAAATTTGGAGTGCGAAatattcaaagtttgaaaag
This window of the Apostichopus japonicus isolate 1M-3 chromosome 9, ASM3797524v1, whole genome shotgun sequence genome carries:
- the LOC139974459 gene encoding fibrinogen-like protein A isoform X2: MKLQLLCFFVFGVFLLEFLSVESSDEVSDVRTDNSKSRRRRDTESSSYFCYHEPEYPRDCKEVYEQCDDQTESGIFMIQPDGAPEPFKVYCNNSIDGGGWTVFLRRVDGAVNFYRDWNDYKKGFGFLRREIWLGNDNIAYLTNQGNYELRIDMNKINGKPYYAKYNLFRISDGSSNYRLTDLGDYLSESTANYDAVAYHRNMSFTTKDRDNDINSNNCASYYFGAWWYKTCHHTHLTGLYFGKTGHYQSIEWYSLPESYYNLKYAEMKLRPLP
- the LOC139974459 gene encoding fibrinogen-like protein A isoform X3 translates to MKLQLLCFFVFGVFLLEFLSVESSDEVSDVRTDNSKSRRRRDTESSSYFCYHEPEYPRDCKEVYEQCDDQTESGIFMIQPDGAPEPFKVYCNNSIDGGGWTVFLRRVDGAVNFYRDWNDYKKGFGFLRREIWLGNDNIAYLTNQGNYELRIDMNKINGKPYYAKYNLFRISDGSSNYRLTDLGDYLSESTANYDAMAYHRNMSFTTKDRDNDRNSNNCASKYFGAWWYNSCFNTHLTSLYFGNTDHYQSIYWYNLPESYYNLKYAEMKVRPVL